From Halichoerus grypus chromosome 6, mHalGry1.hap1.1, whole genome shotgun sequence, one genomic window encodes:
- the ZFAND2A gene encoding AN1-type zinc finger protein 2A produces the protein MEFPDLGKHCSEKTCKQLDFLPLKCDACKQDFCKDHFTCAAHKCPFAFKKDVQVPVCPLCNNPVPVKKGEIPDVVVGEHIDRDCNYHPRKKEKIFMYRCSKEGCKKKEMLQVACDQCRGSFCIQHRHPLDHSCKHGGRPIGAAR, from the exons ATGGAGTTCCCTGATTTGGGGAAGCATTGTTCAGAAAAAACTTGCAAACAGCTAG attttcttCCCTTAAAATGTGATGCATGTAAACAAGATTTCTGTAAAGACCATTTTACTTGTGCTGCACATAAATGTCCCTTTGCATTCAAGAAG GATGTTCAGGTCCCAGTGTGCCCACTTTGTAACAACCCTGTCCCAGTAAAAAAGGGAGAGATACCAGATGTGGTGGTTGGTGAGCACATTGATCGAGACTGTAACTACCATCCTCggaagaaagagaag ATTTTTATGTACCGGTGCTCGAAAGAGGGGTGCAAGAAGAAAGAGATGCTGCAGGTGGCCTGTGACCAGTGCCGTGGCAGTTTCTGCATTCAGCATAGACACCCTCTGGATCACAGCTGCAAGCACGGGGGCCGCCCCATCGGCG